Genomic window (Lynx canadensis isolate LIC74 chromosome D3, mLynCan4.pri.v2, whole genome shotgun sequence):
TGGTGGACAGTAGGGTGGGCACCCATTCCATGGGTGATGGAAGTGTGGCCAGCTGGGGCCAGGACACCTTGTCCACAGAACAAGCATGTGAGGAAGAGAAGCGGAACTGTATGGCAGTAAACACAAATGTTGGGCACCCTCCCCTAGTCAAGAAGGCAGAGCTtaacagccaaaaggtgggaacccaaatgtccgtcagcagataacaaatttttaaaaagtggtgtgTCCATACAATAGAATGTCATTCAGCCACAAAAtggaatgaagtactaatacatgcCACCACCTGGATGTACCCTGAAAACATCAAGCTGAGTCAAACAAGCTAGAGACCAAAAGTCACTTATTACAGAATTCTTTGTGATatgtccagaatagggaaatccaGAGATAGAATGTAGATTGGCAGCTGCCAGGGGCTGGTAGGAAGAAGAATGAGTGACTATTGATGGGtatgggtttccttttggggtgacgaaaatgttctagaactatacaggtggtggttgcacaacactatGAATGTGCTAAACGCCACTGAGATATTCACTCTAAAATGGTCTGTTACATACTATGTGACtttcacctcaattaaaaaaatttggcagggggcacctgggtggctcagttagttaggtgtctgactcttggtttcggctcaggtcatgatctcatggtcttgagattgagccctgagtcaggctctgggctgacagtggggaggttgcttgggattctctctctccctctctctgcccctccactgcacgtgtgcgtgcactctctctctctctctcccaaaataagtaaacttttttttttttttttaaaggcagagctTAAAAGTTCTGGCAACTCCAGAAAAACCAAGGGGCTGGAAAGCAGTGAGTCAGTGgcaagggagcaggagagagtCAGAGGCCTCCCACGGCCCCTCCTGTTACAGCCTGGTTAGCACTTGTCCCAGAGCTCTTGTTCGTTGACTTAGAGAAGGCTCACCTCAGCTTAAAAGGCCGGGGCATGCCTGCTCAGGACAGGGCCTGACAGCTGCCCCAGGGAGAGGATCCCAGTTTTGGGGAAGAACGAGTCTAGGGTGAGGCACTGGAGGTCAGAGCAAGCAGAAGAGCTGATACGGCCAGGAGGTCTCAAAGGCACACCTCCCGAGCAAGGGTCTACCCAAGGCTGGTGATCACGGAGGGAGGAGACAACACTAAGATTTTGTTGGGGAAAATATACTTGTGCAGCCAGATGACAGGGAGACCTGCAGGAAGTCTGGGGGAAGCGCAGGTGAGGACAACTGTGGGCTGAATCAGGGCCCTGGCAAGTGGGGAGGGCCAGGCTGTGGAGGACACTGGAGCTGGGAAGccaggggtgtggggggaagggggtcGATTCCTCTGTGTCCTGGTGGAGGGCCCACGTTGAGGGGCAGAAAGGCAGGCCAAGCTTGACTTCAGGCTgcagacagaagaggagggacagaggaggaatGGGCAGAGAGGTAAGAGGGAGACCAGGGAGGCTGAGGCAGCTGGGGCAGAGGGTAAAGGTAGAAGGGTAGGATCGGGGGGCACCCAGCACAGCCCATCAGTCCCCTGGTGACTGCAGGAAGCTGGGCCTCTTGAGAttagggagaggcagggaggcctgaGAAGATGTGGGTCCGGGGAAGGAAAGTGGACAGGAAggcacacacggacacacacctGAACATGAAAACACAAGATGCAGATACGTGCACGGGCACACGCAGACATAAAAAGCTGCCATTCCACAGACAAAAGCAGACATATAGAAACCAGTACCACAAGTGCTCACACGTGCACATACAGTCACAGATGCACACTCCAGCCACGCCTACGCGGGGCACACGCAGAAATGGAGCCAGGCACGCAGCTGATGTTCATATGTAATTGGATGTACATTTGGCCATAGACAGAGGCACAGGTACACACTGGAATACACTGACATGGACACAAGtgtggacagacagacacactTTCTGGCAAAAACAGGCTTATCTGTAGAGACGCACACAGAGGTCTGCACTGACCGCAAGTACAGCCCTCTACATGCACACCCACACAGAAGACACCCATGCAGCACACACATCTACACGGCATCATGACCAACCGTTCTACACGAAAGAAGCTCTGTGCACCCCTATTCGAGGCACCGTGGCTCTAGAACCCCGGCACCAGGGCCCGCCTGGGAAAGTGAGACACAAACCGCGGCCATTGCGCAACACACCTACTGGGCCCAGCTCAAGGTCAGGGAGGAGCCAGGGCCAGTCCTCTCGTGCCTGCCCACGCACTCACTGCCATCGGCGGCAGACACCAGCCACCGACAACGGCCAGCCACCGACGTAGACAGCTGGGATTGCAAGGGATCTTGCAAAATCATCCCCATCCCTCAGGGTTCAGCTAAAGTGTCCCTTCCCCCACAGAACCTCTCCAGGCTGTGGCCACTGTTAGCCTTTTTGAATTCTGGTTTTTGCCGtgcccagctctgtgaccttgggcaagtcactccaCCTCTCGGTGCTTTGTTTCCCCCTACGTAGAGAGGAAGGTAATGAGAACGTGTGTTGAGTATATGAGCACATCCCTTCCCACCTCTTGCACAGATGGGAGAAGCAGCTTCCCAGTACTCACAGTCAGCTGGCTGTAGAGGGGgctgccctcctgcctcctgcttgGTTCCTTCCCACCAGATGGGATCTTGGGGCCAGGTGGAACATCGAGAGGGTGTGGGTGTATTCTCCTTTCTACACAAAACCAAGAAGCCAGCTTTGGAGCAACTTGGCAATAAGCACGGGACCATACAGCCCTGCCTGGCAGGGGTAGGGACAACTTTAAACCCTGAGTTTCTGCTCAAATAACTTCAAAGAGGACTTACAAGATCATTTCCTCTGCATGGGCATGCAAAATCAGAAAGGGTGGAAATGAGCCACTGACTCTCCCCGCCTGAGGTTTCCTCAtctcctgtccccacccacccAAGAGCCCCCCACCTAGGTTCACATCCTCCCAGCAGATGTCAGACACTGGGCTGGCAGTCAGAGGGCTAAGAGCACCTTCCTACTCCCCAGGGGACTGTGGGTATGGTTTTCCCCAGACACAGGCTACCATCTTTATGAGGATGAGCACTCAGGCTCCGCAGTCTGGGGCCTTGAcccttgaactcaggaatggctGTGCTGATGTGGACAGGTGGACTGGGGCTCCCAGGGTTGGAAGGACAAGGATGTGGACTGTGTGCCAGTGAGCACACCCCAACCTCAGTTCTGAATGACCCAAGCTGAGCTCAACTCCAGGCCTGGGTTGACCATACTGACTTCCTTTGTTCTAGAACCCTTCAGGGGCCTGGTTGGGACCAAGAGGTGATTCTGGGAGCCTCCCACCTCAGCTTGGGACAGCTTAAGGCCTGTCTATCTAATGGTACCCAGAGCATCAGCCACATGTGAGGTCCAGAGTCATGTTCCCTCTCAGCTGAGTGTGCCCCAGTCACCTCCCAAGCCCTGTGCCCTGACCCCAGGTGGGTCCTGGTCTTCCTGGCAATCTCAGAGCAGATCTCCCCATTTGTAACCTGCTGAAGGCCAAGCTGACTCAGTGAGTCCCAAGGATTCTAATGTCCTGGGAGCTAAGCCCCTCTACACAGACTCACACATATGTGGCAAAGAGACACACGTGAGCTCTAGGCCTGGGTCCAAGTCAGACTAGCCCTCTGGGGCATGCCGGTGGCCCCCCTACCTGTGGGCAGCATGCCAAGAACTAACCAATGCCAGGTTAAGACCTGGTCTGAGGGACTGGGAAAACCCTGATGCCACCTGGAAAGCCGGGATGACAGAAACATCCAAATCAGTCCATGACTCACAGGGACTCATAagcagacagatggacagagtcCCCAGAGCTGAACATGGGGCCCAGGAGCTCTCTACCTGCAGGTCAGGAACCCTAAGGATTCTGGTGTTAAAGCCCCCACTCAGCCCAAGACATCCCTTGAACCAGGGCCCAGGGTGGGCCCTCCAGAGAGAAGCCAGAACTCCCCAATTTCCCCCCAAGTCAAACTACAAAGCAATGCCACCTTCCCAGGGCCAAGAAGAATAGGGATCCTGAAGGAGCTGCCTCCTAGATCTTGatacacatgaggaaacagaggctgagGGGAAGGAGATGGTCTAGGGTCCCCGACCGCTCACTCACCAGGCTGGGCTGTGCTCTCTGCTCCTTGATCTGTAGCCCCTGGGTCCCAGGGGTAGGGCGGGCACACTGCCAGAGGCCTGGCCCCCGTTCTGGCTTTTCTGGGGAGCCACTGCAACCTCTGAATACGCCGAAGTCAcacccttcttcctttcctgaatGTGGGCGGGTCTGGGCTGAGGGTACCTGATAACCTCCCCAGCACATCTGTAGGGCCCCATCTGGCCACAGTGGAATCCCAGTCTTGTGGAGCAGGGAGGCAGCCCCTCTGTGACAGGAAACCTGGGCCCACATGTGCTGAGCCTCTGGCCCAGGAAGGCAGCCTTTGAAGGCACATTGGGTTCCAGGTGGCCTCCAGGCCCCAGTCCTCTCCTTGTGGCCAGGGGAAGCCCAGTGTGTGGACTCCCAGGTCCCCACTCTGGCTGGCCCCCCTCCTACCACTACTCCAGGAGAGCCCTGGTGACAAGAACTAACTGATTTTTTGGTCAACAGGGACTCCTGTGTGGGACCTCCAGGACTCAGGCATGGTCTGAAAGCAAGCAGGCAGCAGTCTAGAAGAAAGGTGCTTTTGGGCCCACCTTGGGGTggcagggaaggctggaggactTCCAGGTGGGATGGTCTGGGAATCTCTAACCATGTTCAGAACGTTCTGGACTATTGCAAAacagcaagaaaggaagaaagagcggggcgcctgggtggcttagttggttaagcgtccgacttcagctcaggtcatgatctcacactctgtgagttcgagccccatgtcggactctgtgctgacagctcagagcctggagcctgcttcagactctgtgtctccccctctctctgcccctcccctgctcatgctctgtctcaaaaataaataaaaacattaaggaaggaaggaaggaaggaaggaaggaaggaaggaaggaaggaaagaaggaaggaagaaagaggctaGGCTTCAGAGGCAGGTAGCCTTGGATGGGAATCAGGTGACCTTGGCTAAGTCACATCACCTCTCAAGGCTTCAGTTCTCCCCGAGGCGAGAACTGAGTCAGGTGAGCCCAGCCAGAGCCAGCTACACAGGGACAGACCAGGACCTCAGGCAGAGGGGCTGGAAGGAGCAGCAGAGTAGCCATGGCTGAGCTCAAACAACCCCCATGGACCACAGCCCAACCCTTTATAACTATAAGCCTTTATTAATAAGTcaataaaaaagggagaaagatgtaaaaatacttttcttggaggccctgggaggggcaggcacTGTCAGAACTCACCTGGCCAGGGAAGGTGACCCAGCCAGAAGCAGAATGGAGACCAGGGCCCTGTCCAAGGGAGCAGCTGGCTCAGGGCACTGAGAGGGGGGATGTCTTGGGCCTCAGGCAGGGAATGTGCAAACACTGAGGCCGAGCAGGGAGTGAGGggtgagggcttcctggaggaagcccAGAGCACCGTGTTCCCCTGCGTGGGCAGACACGCGTGTCCACGTGAGAGCCGGTGCCTGCACGCAGCTTACATACAGAGAGCAGAAGGAGGGGTCCCCCAgcaggaatgggggtggggaggactcaTCCCAGAGCTTGAGGAAATAGCTTAGAGAAGTCTCTGGAAGCCTGGGGTGAGGGGACAGCATGGAGGCCTCAGGAGCCCTGGCCGTCCTGCCGTCGTTGGAGGACCTCAATGGCGCTGCCGATGCCATCCTCAGGCACCTGCGGGCAGGTGGACGGAGAGAGGGGTCAGGGCCATGCTGACTTCCTGGCCCAGATGGACTACATCCTGtaccctccccactctcctgggcctcagtgtctttCCAGGAGCCCAACCCATGGTGCTTACCAGGGCATGGTCAAAGTTGAAGGTGCTGATGTAGTAGGCAGAGATGTCGGCCGCAGCCAGGGGGCCTGCGATCTGAGCCACGATTCCACACTCATCTGAGGGttatggtggggggggagggggggtgcatGTGGATCATCCTggttgcccccctcccccagattcCCCCCAAGTCCCCAGCCCACCAGGAGCAGCCCTTACCAAAGCCCAGAGGCTGTCCACCGATGCGCACCATCCTCCACAGCTCTCCCGAGGAGCTGGTCAGCAGGAGGTCACTGGGGAacctggagaggcaggcaggcagtggGCAGGGCAcccacctgtcccctccctgccccaatgTGAGCCCCTGGGAGCAGGTTGACCTGGTGACCTCAGAGTCTGAtgctccacctcctcctccctccctaggACTGGCTTAGGATCTATGGTCCACTAGGGGTCAGGAGTCACATACTTTTTCTGCGTCTCAGCATCCATGACGATGGAGATGTAGCCCTCGATGAGGGAGAAGGCAAAGAATGTAATAGAGCTGGGTCCAGGACCACCAGAGGCTGCCTCCTTGGGGGCactgggaagggacagaaggcTCAAGTGCTCTTCAGGGCACCCGGCCCACTGCATCTCCTCCTATCTCTGGGCCACTCTCCTCCTCTGTCCAAGGGCCCTGATCTCCTGATGGTGTCAGGTGGAAGTGGGGGAGGACAATAAATCTCGCCTGTTCCAAAGACACTGGACCCCAGGGCTGGCAGAGGACCAGACCAAGGCATGGCTCGGGGTTGTCTGTTCACAATACAGGAAAGGGTTGCAGCTGTGGCATCGAGATCTTCCCTGAACATCAGTGAGGGGCACACGGGTATCACAGGCTGCCAGGAACCCAAGACATAGAACAGGGCACAGAGCTGCAGAACTGAGGGACAAGCGGAAGGTAGTGGAACACAGGATAGGGAACAATGGtgtgaaaagagaaacaaagtgcAAACAAGGCCCACCTGTATGAGTAGAAGAGAACATCGATGAGGGTGGTAGCAATGGCTGGCAGTGTCTCAGGGTCCAGCGTAAGGACACAGAAGCGGTTCTGTGGGCTCTGGATGGGATGCACAGTGGGGCTGGGTCCTGCTAGGAGGGACCAGGCAGCAGCCGGTGTTAAGGAGACTGTGGGTTGGGGTGCCCCCTGGTGGCCAGATAGGGCCATCTGGGTGGGGTGTAGGGTCATGCTCTACAGGAACCCacctcttttctccacatttcccTGTCTTGTGAGGCAGTCAGTATCAGCTGGTATCCCCATGCCCGCAGACCAATCCTCACAAGGGAAGGGTCCCAGTGGGAAAAGGAGGCCCTGCGTAGGTCTGGGTGTCAGAGGGTAACCTCACCATGCTGAGAACGGGGAAAGCCATTGCTGGAATCATCCCTGGCAACAGGCACAGGCTCCCCGCCCACTTCTCGGTAAATGTTGAACTCCTGGGATAGCGTGTGGATCACCACAGACAGGTCCTGTTCCCGCACCTGGACCACAGGGAGATGATATATCAcatgagcccccaggcacccatACCCACCCTGCCCTGCACTGGAGCTTGCAGAAAACTCACCAGGATGAAGTCCGTCTGGTAAGTAGACAGCATCAGCACAGACACATGGTGCTCGGCCAGTGGTGCAATGACTGAGCGCGCGATTTTGGTGACCCCAGCAGCCTGCACTGCTGCACCACTGTGGGATGACACGTTCAGCACCAGCCATGTGGCCTCAGCCACTTGAAGGAACTCAGATGGGGGTAGTTCTGTGAGCAGGAAGTATACACCATGTCAGGACCTACTGGGCTGTCCCCTGCCGCTCAGTTTCCCTGTCTATGCCTtggcaggggtggagaggggggaggtggggcgtGCTCTACCAAGGTAGGAGCAGGTCTGGAGACTGGGGCTGTCTCCCTCTCCTAAGTTCTGCTCCTGAGAATTGCATGTATGTAAGGACTGAGAAGTTCTTCAGGTGCTGGCCTGCCAGGGATCCAAACTTTCCAGTTAAGACTGGAACTCCAGATttagacagacctgggtttaaatACCAGCTTCACCATTTACTTGCTGTTGACCTGGGGCAAatgatttaacttctctgaatctcagtttcctcatctgtaaaatgggatgacaGCATTATATCTCATGATGGCATTCTTTGGGTGAACAGAGGTTTTATACCACCTGGCACCACCAGGGGGCGCCAGCAGATCAGGTTGGCAGAGAGATGCCCTTCTCCCTTAGCAGACCCAGACTTTCCCGCATTACAAACAGGGAAACTAAGGCCTGGAAGGGTCCAGCGGATGGGCCAAGCCAGTTTCATGGCCTGAGACTCCAGACCTGTGAGGACGGGTCAGGCTGGCAGGAGTAGGAGCCAGATATCAGCTCCAGAGACCAGGGAGGGAGGAACCAGGCTGGCGTCCAGTCCGGAGCAGAAGCTGGGGCCAAGGTGTCTGCTAATCTCCCAACCGCAGCCAGGAGGCCCCCCAGGACCCTGCCCTGGACTGGCTGCCTGCTCCTGCATTCCTTTCCCAGCCCTCAGACTCCTGGAGTTCCCAGACCAGTCAGGGAGGGGATGATCCGCACCAGGGAGATAAGTCTAGCGTGAAATAATGGCCAGGGGGATATAAATGCCTCAGGAACACCCCGATTCTTGCTCTGAACTGTAACTGAAGCCCTGCTACTGGCCTGAGGCTGCCAAGTGCCTTTCAAACCCCTGTCTATAAAGTTCTCATGGGATTCTATTAGGCAAGAACCATAACTATACCCATTTTACATAAGAGGaaacaaacagctcagagagaggaagtgacttgctcaagggcacacagccagtgagtggcGGAGTCAAATTCGCATCCAGATCTTGGGACTCTGGATTCCAGCATCTAGTGAGAATCCCACAAAGAGGGGAGCACAAcatccttccccagcccccacctttgAAGCCCTCCTCGTCCACCATGAGCGTGTAATCCTCGGGGGTCTCCGTCAGGCTGAAGAACTTGCacctggatgggggtggggggcatcttCAGCCTGGGTTGAGCGGAGGGGGCGAGCAGACTTCACTTCAAGCGCCTGGAAAGACCCCTGCTTGCCCCCTCAAGCCCCAATTTTCTTCTCGGGCCAGGGGAGTGTGGGCCTCATCACCGGAATCACAAACTGTTTTTCGCCTCCCGACCTCCGCAGAAGCTCCAGACCCTCCATTCCGGAAGGGGAGGCTCACCCGCGGCGACACCCCCAGGGGCGTCGGACTTTGGGCCCCCTAGATCGGTCCCTCTGACCCGATGGGAGGCATCTGGAAAAAGCTCCCCATAGTCGCCAGGAAGGAACTGCGTCCATTTGACACCACTCGGAGTTAAGCATTGCCCACCCCGGGTTGTTTGCGCCTTAACTAGCTCTGGGAGGGGGCCTCACGGGGCCGGATAGGCGGCGGTCCCAGGGAGGTAGGCCCAAGCCGGATGGAGGccgggacggggggggggggggggaaggggtgcggggagggcggggggtaGAGAGGAGAAGGGCCCTCCCCGCCCGCTCCCGCTTGCCCCGCGGCTATGTTAATCTCCCGACCCCGTCCCGGAACAACAGCGAAGCCCACCCCCATCTATGCCTCCGAACCCGGGCGCGCACCGGCTGCGGCGGGGTAGGAAGAGTAGCTTGATGAGCGGGTGGGTGTAGAGCCAGAGACCTGGGCGGGCGAGGCTCAGCACCCGCACCCGGTGCTCTAGGATGTGCAGCTCCATCACGGTCCGCGCGGACCCGACCGGGTCGCCAACCAGACCCAGACcgccgcggggggcggggcggtgggggcggtGCCGGGGGCTTAAAGGAGCCGCTCTGCAGCCGCTTCCACGCAGCCCGCTAAGCCGTGGATCTTCCTAGCCCCATGCCGTGTCCACCTCCCTGACGGCCACGCCCTCAGGAATGAGCGGCCTATCTGGAGTGGCCACGCCTCCTTTTTGAGGCCAGAGCCTCTTCCCTCGTGTTCCAGCCCGCCGAGCTCCGCCCCCGATGACTCCGCCCCTTTAGCGTTGGCTGGAGATTTTAGGCTGATCCCGCCCCATTGAGCCCTCTAGGCCCCGCCTATGCCGCGCCCCCTCAGCCGGCTTTTCCGCAGGCCTCCTGCCTTGCTGGGGTCGGGAGCATGGGGGAGGTGTGGAATAGGTTTTTGTCCTTCGGGTCCCCATATGGGTCTTATGATTGATATCCTTGAGGCTCCGAAGGGCCGTGAGGCGAACCAGGGCTCAGCTGGGACCAGAGTGTCGCCTCCAAAACTCTGGAGTATGGAGGGGTATGCTGTAAAGCCCTGGTGACCCTGTGATTCTCTCCCAACGAAGTGTCCTgctgcctttctccctcttcctcttgcgGAGGAAGAATGCACTTACTCACGGGGGTCATAGAGATAGGGAGGGCCCCAGCCACTTATGTCTGAGCAACATACTGTAGGGTAGGGTAATGAAGGTGGCCAGGCTTATTTATGGCTTGAGACCCCTCAAGACTAAGTGGGCCAGGGATGCCCCAGGCTCAGACTTCAGTAGACACTCCCATGCATCTGGGGCTCATGGGTACTCAGATCTCAGACTTGAGACTTGAGCCCTGTTGAGACCTCCCAAAGAGTGAGCCATTAGCAGAACCCAGTTGGCCTGAGCACATGTAAACTTGCTTCATGCCCAGAGAGGCCCTCAGCACTGGCAGATGCCCCAGATCTGAGGCTTGTTAGGACCAACTTGGGCTCATTTCAACATTAGAATGTGTTCTGCTCAGGCTGCCTCAGGTCTAAGAAGACTTCAAAGTCTAAGCAGGCATCAGCATACCTAGGCTGGCTCTGTAgcaagacagacagagcatgctCTGGGGGACCTTTTTCTGGCCCAAGCATCCTTAGGCCTCAGATCTGAAGCTTTGAACCAAACAGGTTAAAGCAGGCCTCAGGCCTGACTGGGACCCAGCAGGCCTACACAAGCCTCCTGTCTGCTCAGAAGCCTCTACTGTAGGTGGATGGAAGCTGGGCagcaccctccctccctgggctctcTGGCTCAGGGGGCTCCTGTGGAACACTGCAGCTGCCACATCCTGGCCTGTTCCCTGGAAAGCCAGGGGGAAGGGAGTCCTCAAAACCCCTCATGACAGGTACAGATGGGGTGGGAAAccacaggggtgaggggtgggaggcaggaagtgGTAGCCTGCCCTGATAGACTCAGAGGCGCTTGACCTCCCTAGGCCTCAGTATCCCCAGCTGTACCAGGACAAGATGTTCCAGGCCCAGGCCCTGTGATGCCTGAAAGCTCTTAGGGAGGCTCtattcctccctctcccaccccctcccacaatggcccagcccagcccagcccagcttgATAGCCTGCCAGGAACAGACGCTATTGTTTGACTGGAAAAGCTGCTTCCTCAGCAGAAGGGAGGGCCTTTCCCAGGGACACCCTGTCCTTACCCTCACAGTCATCAGGTTGTGACCATAGTGCCTGCCTGGGCCCTCAATGGCATTGCCAGGTCACCAGGCACGCTGCTCAGGAGAGGTAACTGAGGGACTCTAGGCGCAAATCAATCAGCTTCATCTTTCCCACTCAGCTCCcctgtttgctcatctgtaaaatggggataataatagagCCTACCTGATCAGCAGGTGATATAACCAGCCCAGCCTGGCACATGCTGAGCACCAGGAAATGACAGGCAGCCTTTTATCAAAGACCCAAacttctcccctcacccctctaCCTAAAGTGGAGGTCTGGACTTAGCATGTAACGGCATTCATggtcccccacccctggctccagCACTCAACCTAAATGAACACTCAGACCCTTACTGGGATCTGAAGTGGTATCCAGGTCAGGCCTTGATGGAGGAAGGCCCTGAAAAGACCTTCTTAAGGAGCCCCTCCCCCTCAGAGGTGGGTGGATATCAAGGCCTGGGAAGCAGGCCCCTGCTCTGCTCCAGCACTGGGCTCTAGCTCCGGTGACCCTCATCTATGGCAGCTGGTGGACATGGGGAAGAGTGGATAGGGTGAGAGAAAGTAGGGGCCAGCAACAGGACTGGCCCTGG
Coding sequences:
- the CASTOR1 gene encoding cytosolic arginine sensor for mTORC1 subunit 1 isoform X3, which gives rise to MELHILEHRVRVLSLARPGLWLYTHPLIKLLFLPRRSRCKFFSLTETPEDYTLMVDEEGFKELPPSEFLQVAEATWLVLNVSSHSGAAVQAAGVTKIARSVIAPLAEHHVSVLMLSTYQTDFILVREQDLSVVIHTLSQEFNIYREVGGEPVPVARDDSSNGFPRSQHAGPSPTVHPIQSPQNRFCVLTLDPETLPAIATTLIDVLFYSYSAPKEAASGGPGPSSITFFAFSLIEGYISIVMDAETQKKFPSDLLLTSSSGELWRMVRIGGQPLGFDECGIVAQIAGPLAAADISAYYISTFNFDHALVPEDGIGSAIEVLQRRQDGQGS
- the CASTOR1 gene encoding cytosolic arginine sensor for mTORC1 subunit 1 isoform X5, translated to MLNSEWCQMDAVPSWRLWGAFSRCLPSGQRDRSRGPKVRRPWGCRRGCKFFSLTETPEDYTLMVDEEGFKELPPSEFLQVAEATWLVLNVSSHSGAAVQAAGVTKIARSVIAPLAEHHVSVLMLSTYQTDFILVREQDLSVVIHTLSQEFNIYREVGGEPVPVARDDSSNGFPRSQHAGPSPTVHPIQSPQNRFCVLTLDPETLPAIATTLIDVLFYSYRFPSDLLLTSSSGELWRMVRIGGQPLGFDECGIVAQIAGPLAAADISAYYISTFNFDHALVPEDGIGSAIEVLQRRQDGQGS
- the CASTOR1 gene encoding cytosolic arginine sensor for mTORC1 subunit 1 isoform X6, encoding MVDEEGFKELPPSEFLQVAEATWLVLNVSSHSGAAVQAAGVTKIARSVIAPLAEHHVSVLMLSTYQTDFILVREQDLSVVIHTLSQEFNIYREVGGEPVPVARDDSSNGFPRSQHAGPSPTVHPIQSPQNRFCVLTLDPETLPAIATTLIDVLFYSYSAPKEAASGGPGPSSITFFAFSLIEGYISIVMDAETQKKFPSDLLLTSSSGELWRMVRIGGQPLGFDECGIVAQIAGPLAAADISAYYISTFNFDHALVPEDGIGSAIEVLQRRQDGQGS
- the CASTOR1 gene encoding cytosolic arginine sensor for mTORC1 subunit 1 isoform X4 → MELHILEHRVRVLSLARPGLWLYTHPLIKLLFLPRRSRCKFFSLTETPEDYTLMVDEEGFKELPPSEFLQVAEATWLVLNVSSHSGAAVQAAGVTKIARSVIAPLAEHHVSVLMLSTYQTDFILVREQDLSVVIHTLSQEFNIYREVGGEPVPVARDDSSNGFPRSQHGPSPTVHPIQSPQNRFCVLTLDPETLPAIATTLIDVLFYSYSAPKEAASGGPGPSSITFFAFSLIEGYISIVMDAETQKKFPSDLLLTSSSGELWRMVRIGGQPLGFDECGIVAQIAGPLAAADISAYYISTFNFDHALVPEDGIGSAIEVLQRRQDGQGS
- the CASTOR1 gene encoding cytosolic arginine sensor for mTORC1 subunit 1 isoform X1 — translated: MLNSEWCQMDAVPSWRLWGAFSRCLPSGQRDRSRGPKVRRPWGCRRGCKFFSLTETPEDYTLMVDEEGFKELPPSEFLQVAEATWLVLNVSSHSGAAVQAAGVTKIARSVIAPLAEHHVSVLMLSTYQTDFILVREQDLSVVIHTLSQEFNIYREVGGEPVPVARDDSSNGFPRSQHAGPSPTVHPIQSPQNRFCVLTLDPETLPAIATTLIDVLFYSYSAPKEAASGGPGPSSITFFAFSLIEGYISIVMDAETQKKFPSDLLLTSSSGELWRMVRIGGQPLGFDECGIVAQIAGPLAAADISAYYISTFNFDHALVPEDGIGSAIEVLQRRQDGQGS
- the CASTOR1 gene encoding cytosolic arginine sensor for mTORC1 subunit 1 isoform X2 → MLNSEWCQMDAVPSWRLWGAFSRCLPSGQRDRSRGPKVRRPWGCRRGCKFFSLTETPEDYTLMVDEEGFKELPPSEFLQVAEATWLVLNVSSHSGAAVQAAGVTKIARSVIAPLAEHHVSVLMLSTYQTDFILVREQDLSVVIHTLSQEFNIYREVGGEPVPVARDDSSNGFPRSQHGPSPTVHPIQSPQNRFCVLTLDPETLPAIATTLIDVLFYSYSAPKEAASGGPGPSSITFFAFSLIEGYISIVMDAETQKKFPSDLLLTSSSGELWRMVRIGGQPLGFDECGIVAQIAGPLAAADISAYYISTFNFDHALVPEDGIGSAIEVLQRRQDGQGS